Proteins from a single region of Granulicella tundricola MP5ACTX9:
- a CDS encoding TonB-dependent receptor: protein MRSFGPGKSIRNVATVFALGVGFAHGQATNSGDIRGTVTDPTGALVPDVVVTVTNVNTGVTKILKTNQDGLYDTSSIVVGTYSVTFERPGFEKYSRPQISLQVGTSTVNAIMKVGSATDQVVVNTDLPLLDTETGTQQTTFEAKSMELLPNVGQDWQNFAILIPGSAGLAGGTNPGQSISANGNLPYSNILADGASTTLGTSSNSDVNTFETVQEVQISTSAFSAQYGIGGIIFNQISKGGTRQFHGAAYDYFSSSQFNANSYQFAGQSNSLAFDRRNNFGASVGGPVAIPFTNLKNKAFFYFNYDQIVDHGSASGTNDIPSTAVMGGDFTGQSLIYDPTTQTMAKDSKGNSYPVRKSFLSEYGFNAIPTSLFDKVSANFQKFFPTPANHIVGGHFQAGQTNGQGILQRNFYASVPQSNPDKKYFGRLDYDISPSNRLTFSVTQGDNSALYPNTVTAQPIGASAGDISRLNSQVTDVWNINDHFINEARFGFTYQGNFFSDQTFGKGYPAQLGFQFAQADEIPGVQFITNYPYAWIQPESSQFIYKENVFDPSDVVTLIRGKHVLHFGGEVGIYRNDNTPYAQINPGTFQFSGQYTQNWAVNGQGVAAPDSNTGADYADFLLGDALNWGAQNGSEYGARLKNPQVFIQDDYKIRPNLTLNLGLRYQVRLGINEVHGNVGTFDPTIVNTANGQLGAYWYGQTHANGRTSLQDSKYSTLLPRVGFAFLPTPNMTIRGGFGVYAYNLSLDTYGGGLGNVNTQSGNYQDPTNGITPGIIFSGPGTENLTGTPLPFTKAGTSPTRFNGQSAGYTAYHTPDPKIYQWNFGIQQAIGTNMVFELSYVASHAFNLNFPTDINQVPTALLAQNDSQSRPNHNYTSINGSTNDAISNYNSLQTSINRRLASGLSLNFNYTWAHFLDDQDSSGMGSKAGPISRQFADAPSNYSNSNFDIRNSFKGRIVYQLPIGRGRAFLNHNWLVDELLGGYQVSSTIQLTSGNPFSVFASNQHSYDEPGQSDDPFPNYSGAPLTPAGGHSTFEWYNPAAFTLPAPGTFGNVRRNSVYGPGSELVNLSAGKKFDIHESVKLQIRLDATNAFNHANFGQPNGNLGTCSGPPNCAVAQQAGQAFTQSGSFGAGNNQITGAGGGRSLQGGIRLEY, encoded by the coding sequence ATGAGGTCATTTGGACCTGGTAAAAGTATTCGGAACGTAGCCACGGTTTTTGCGCTTGGCGTTGGATTTGCGCACGGACAGGCGACGAACTCGGGCGATATTCGCGGCACCGTCACAGATCCGACCGGCGCGCTGGTGCCGGATGTAGTCGTCACCGTTACAAACGTGAATACGGGTGTGACGAAGATTCTAAAGACCAATCAGGACGGTTTGTACGATACGTCTTCGATCGTGGTCGGCACGTATAGTGTGACATTTGAGCGTCCGGGGTTTGAGAAGTACTCGCGTCCACAGATCAGCTTGCAGGTGGGCACTTCGACCGTGAACGCGATCATGAAGGTTGGGTCCGCGACCGATCAGGTGGTGGTGAACACTGACCTTCCGTTGTTGGACACGGAGACTGGAACGCAGCAGACGACGTTTGAAGCGAAGTCGATGGAGCTTTTGCCGAATGTTGGTCAGGACTGGCAGAACTTTGCGATTTTGATTCCTGGGTCGGCTGGATTGGCCGGCGGTACCAATCCGGGCCAGTCCATTTCCGCGAATGGCAATCTGCCATATAGCAATATCCTTGCGGATGGAGCTTCTACGACGCTCGGAACCAGTTCGAACTCCGATGTGAATACATTCGAGACCGTGCAGGAGGTGCAGATCTCGACTTCGGCTTTTTCGGCTCAGTATGGTATCGGCGGCATCATCTTCAACCAGATCAGCAAGGGCGGCACGCGCCAGTTCCACGGCGCTGCGTACGACTACTTCAGCAGCTCTCAGTTCAATGCGAACTCCTATCAGTTTGCGGGTCAGAGCAATTCATTAGCCTTCGACCGCCGCAACAATTTTGGCGCTTCGGTAGGTGGTCCCGTCGCAATTCCGTTCACTAATCTGAAGAACAAGGCGTTCTTCTATTTCAACTACGATCAGATCGTCGATCACGGAAGCGCAAGCGGAACGAATGATATTCCTTCGACGGCGGTTATGGGTGGAGACTTTACTGGTCAGTCGCTGATCTACGATCCCACGACGCAGACGATGGCGAAGGACTCCAAAGGTAACTCCTATCCCGTCCGCAAATCGTTTTTGAGCGAATACGGCTTCAATGCGATTCCCACGAGCTTGTTCGATAAGGTTTCAGCTAACTTCCAGAAATTTTTCCCAACACCGGCCAATCATATTGTGGGTGGCCACTTCCAGGCAGGGCAGACAAACGGGCAAGGAATCCTGCAACGGAATTTCTACGCCAGTGTGCCTCAGTCCAATCCTGATAAGAAGTACTTCGGACGTCTGGATTATGACATCAGCCCTAGCAACCGTCTGACCTTCTCTGTCACTCAGGGCGATAACTCCGCTCTTTATCCGAATACGGTGACGGCTCAGCCGATTGGAGCATCTGCCGGCGATATCAGCCGCCTGAACTCACAGGTGACGGACGTGTGGAACATCAACGACCACTTCATCAATGAGGCTCGCTTCGGCTTCACGTACCAGGGTAATTTCTTCTCCGACCAGACCTTCGGTAAGGGCTATCCAGCACAGCTAGGCTTCCAGTTTGCTCAGGCGGACGAGATTCCAGGCGTGCAGTTCATCACTAACTATCCCTACGCGTGGATCCAACCGGAGTCCAGCCAGTTTATCTATAAGGAGAATGTCTTCGACCCTTCCGACGTGGTCACCCTAATCCGTGGGAAACATGTCTTGCACTTCGGCGGCGAAGTCGGAATTTATCGCAACGACAACACTCCTTACGCTCAGATCAACCCCGGGACCTTCCAGTTTTCCGGTCAGTATACACAGAACTGGGCGGTCAATGGACAGGGCGTAGCTGCACCCGACTCCAATACTGGCGCTGATTATGCCGACTTCCTTCTGGGCGACGCCTTGAACTGGGGCGCGCAGAACGGCTCTGAGTATGGAGCGCGCCTGAAGAATCCGCAGGTCTTTATTCAGGACGATTACAAAATTCGTCCCAACCTCACTTTGAACCTTGGGCTCCGCTATCAAGTCCGTCTTGGCATCAACGAGGTTCATGGCAATGTGGGGACTTTCGATCCCACCATCGTCAACACGGCAAACGGTCAACTAGGCGCTTATTGGTACGGACAGACCCACGCCAATGGCCGCACCTCGCTCCAGGACAGCAAGTACAGCACGCTCCTTCCTCGTGTCGGATTCGCCTTTCTTCCCACGCCTAACATGACAATTCGTGGTGGTTTCGGGGTCTACGCCTACAACCTTAGCCTCGATACCTACGGCGGCGGCCTGGGTAACGTCAACACTCAGTCCGGTAACTATCAGGACCCCACCAACGGAATTACTCCGGGTATTATCTTCAGTGGTCCGGGAACGGAGAATCTCACCGGTACTCCTCTGCCCTTCACCAAGGCTGGAACGAGCCCGACACGTTTCAATGGTCAGAGTGCTGGATACACTGCTTATCACACTCCGGATCCCAAGATCTACCAGTGGAATTTTGGTATTCAGCAGGCCATTGGAACCAATATGGTATTTGAACTTTCCTACGTGGCGAGCCATGCGTTCAACCTGAACTTCCCGACGGACATCAACCAGGTGCCCACCGCTCTGCTGGCCCAGAACGACTCGCAGTCACGGCCAAACCACAACTACACTTCCATCAATGGAAGTACCAACGACGCGATCTCCAACTACAACTCGCTGCAGACCTCTATCAACCGTCGTCTGGCGTCAGGCTTGAGCCTCAACTTCAATTACACCTGGGCCCACTTTCTGGACGATCAAGATTCCTCGGGTATGGGAAGCAAAGCCGGACCGATCAGCAGGCAGTTCGCGGATGCTCCTTCCAATTACAGCAACTCCAACTTTGACATAAGGAACTCCTTCAAGGGCCGGATCGTTTATCAACTTCCAATCGGACGTGGTAGGGCATTCCTAAACCATAACTGGCTCGTCGACGAGCTCCTAGGCGGCTATCAGGTCTCGAGCACAATTCAGCTGACCAGCGGCAATCCTTTCTCCGTTTTCGCGTCGAACCAACATTCCTACGATGAGCCCGGGCAGTCGGACGATCCATTCCCCAACTACTCTGGCGCACCGCTAACCCCAGCGGGCGGTCACAGCACCTTTGAGTGGTACAACCCGGCAGCATTTACCCTTCCGGCACCAGGAACCTTCGGAAACGTACGGCGCAATTCGGTCTATGGACCCGGCAGTGAATTGGTTAATCTATCCGCAGGCAAGAAGTTCGACATCCATGAAAGTGTGAAGTTGCAGATTCGTCTCGACGCCACCAACGCCTTCAATCATGCGAACTTCGGTCAGCCAAACGGCAACCTGGGGACATGCAGTGGGCCGCCGAACTGTGCAGTTGCACAGCAGGCCGGTCAGGCCTTTACTCAATCAGGGTCGTTTGGTGCGGGCAATAACCAGATTACTGGTGCTGGCGGCGGACGTTCACTGCAGGGTGGTATTCGCCTCGAATACTAA
- a CDS encoding carboxylesterase/lipase family protein, with translation MTHGACAAVGLWGRRAFALGAECSAVVKTGLGTLVGECGQGVRVFRGVPFAAPPVGDLRFRAPAKALAWTGERDATRFGASAPQPREQGVTHSEDCLYLNLWAPQGKGPFPVYVWIHGGGFTGGHAFEPVYDGTMLAQQGVICITVGYRLGVLGFLDVEPMLGREYAGSANNGLRDLMAALSWVQAHVADFGGDPGRVTVGGESAGAKLTDILMGIPAARPLFSQMISESGGAERVWPHAVAQSIGSGFAEKWRASSGLTDRDLLTASSDLLLVAQEKMIAEWPQHFPLRPEIDGTLVPRLPIQAIDAGSCKGKRLLIGTNRDESALFVGPHPGHDASAAELGNMPQKEFVGIYAQYKRLYPEMTDDQLRIRALTAEEYWIPSVRVADAHVKAGGKAWMYRLDFAEARGRLANFAYHSLDVGLVWDKPHPGIGNDADESALAVTMQSAWASFIRGGAPVAAGLPEWPEYETGNRKTMILDVHSGVVDHPQKAELALWDGKL, from the coding sequence TTGACTCATGGTGCGTGTGCAGCAGTCGGCTTGTGGGGCCGCCGTGCGTTTGCGTTGGGCGCTGAGTGTTCCGCGGTGGTGAAGACTGGGTTGGGAACGCTGGTGGGAGAGTGTGGGCAGGGGGTGCGCGTCTTTCGTGGCGTGCCGTTTGCTGCGCCGCCGGTTGGGGATCTTCGGTTTCGTGCGCCAGCCAAGGCTCTTGCCTGGACGGGGGAGCGGGATGCGACGCGCTTTGGTGCGTCGGCTCCGCAGCCACGGGAGCAGGGCGTTACGCATAGTGAAGACTGTCTTTATCTGAATCTCTGGGCGCCGCAGGGTAAGGGGCCGTTCCCGGTGTATGTCTGGATCCATGGTGGAGGCTTCACGGGCGGGCATGCGTTTGAGCCGGTGTATGACGGCACGATGCTGGCGCAGCAGGGGGTGATCTGCATCACGGTTGGCTATCGGCTGGGCGTGTTGGGCTTTCTTGATGTCGAGCCGATGCTGGGGCGCGAGTATGCGGGGAGCGCCAATAACGGGTTGCGTGATTTGATGGCGGCTTTGTCCTGGGTGCAGGCGCACGTTGCGGACTTTGGGGGCGATCCTGGGCGGGTTACGGTGGGAGGGGAATCGGCTGGGGCTAAGCTGACCGATATCCTAATGGGGATTCCGGCTGCTCGTCCGTTGTTCAGCCAGATGATCTCAGAGAGCGGCGGGGCGGAACGTGTGTGGCCTCATGCGGTGGCGCAGAGTATCGGGAGCGGCTTTGCGGAGAAGTGGCGTGCGAGCAGTGGGCTTACGGATCGGGATCTGCTGACGGCATCGAGCGATCTGCTGCTGGTTGCGCAGGAGAAGATGATTGCGGAGTGGCCGCAACACTTTCCGCTGCGGCCGGAGATTGACGGGACCCTGGTGCCACGTCTTCCTATCCAGGCGATTGATGCAGGCTCATGCAAGGGCAAGCGGCTGTTGATCGGCACCAACCGCGATGAGAGTGCGCTGTTTGTAGGGCCGCATCCTGGGCACGATGCTAGTGCGGCGGAGCTTGGCAACATGCCGCAGAAGGAGTTTGTAGGGATCTATGCTCAGTACAAGCGGCTTTATCCGGAGATGACGGACGATCAACTTCGAATCCGGGCGCTGACTGCTGAGGAGTACTGGATTCCGTCGGTGAGGGTTGCCGATGCTCATGTGAAGGCAGGCGGAAAGGCCTGGATGTATCGTCTGGATTTTGCAGAGGCGAGAGGCCGGCTTGCGAACTTTGCGTATCACTCGCTGGATGTGGGGTTGGTGTGGGATAAGCCGCACCCGGGGATCGGCAATGATGCGGATGAGAGTGCGCTGGCTGTAACGATGCAGAGTGCGTGGGCGTCTTTCATTCGCGGTGGAGCCCCTGTTGCGGCTGGTCTGCCGGAGTGGCCGGAGTACGAGACTGGGAACCGGAAGACGATGATTCTGGATGTTCATAGCGGCGTGGTGGACCATCCACAGAAGGCTGAGTTAGCTTTGTGGGACGGGAAACTGTGA
- a CDS encoding multiheme c-type cytochrome, with product MKLLRKTGLLLYLACIFLTLWSARSAQPQQTLDLSAQTTTQERISSEVWWPTKPDMPMSAFAGSSSCKPCHQPGLAHTETSMQHAASTAAVTDFHAEKLTANSPPFKYSLTSSPSGIEFTASQGAHKLSHPLDWVMGAGDLGRTFLYQADGRWYQSRISYYTRPSALDITTGLSSTQATSLPTALGQLLSPEDARSCFGCHTVHATTSSGFNPLHAEAGLGCEACHGPTRAHVDAMHQQIHAPAHPASESAVFNPAKLSPSDSIDFCGSCHRSFADASLIIGPGQGTAVVRFQPYRLEESKCWRSTRDERLTCVACHDPHQPLERNTASYDRHCLQCHSTAAQKTQPPASTHTVSICPKASSGCITCHMPKVTVASMHGEFTDHFIRVVKPGASLPR from the coding sequence ATGAAGCTTCTCCGCAAGACCGGCCTGTTGCTGTATTTAGCGTGCATCTTCCTCACGCTATGGTCTGCCAGATCGGCGCAGCCCCAGCAAACGCTTGACCTTTCCGCCCAGACCACCACCCAGGAGCGCATCAGCAGTGAAGTCTGGTGGCCCACCAAGCCGGACATGCCCATGAGCGCCTTCGCTGGCTCCTCCTCCTGCAAACCCTGTCACCAGCCCGGCCTCGCCCACACAGAAACCTCCATGCAGCACGCAGCGAGCACCGCCGCCGTCACAGACTTCCACGCAGAAAAACTCACCGCCAACTCCCCGCCTTTCAAGTACTCCCTCACCTCCAGCCCATCGGGGATCGAATTCACAGCATCCCAGGGAGCCCACAAGCTCTCTCACCCTCTCGATTGGGTCATGGGTGCCGGCGATCTCGGCCGCACCTTCCTTTACCAGGCCGACGGCCGCTGGTACCAAAGCCGCATCAGCTACTACACCAGACCCTCCGCACTGGACATCACCACCGGCCTCAGCAGCACCCAGGCCACCTCCCTCCCGACGGCGCTCGGGCAGCTTCTGAGCCCGGAGGATGCACGCTCCTGCTTCGGCTGCCACACCGTCCACGCCACCACCTCATCCGGCTTCAATCCCCTGCACGCAGAGGCTGGCCTCGGCTGTGAAGCCTGCCACGGCCCCACGCGCGCGCACGTTGACGCCATGCACCAGCAAATCCACGCCCCCGCCCACCCGGCCAGCGAATCCGCAGTCTTCAATCCAGCAAAGCTCTCCCCGTCAGACTCCATCGACTTCTGCGGCTCCTGCCATCGCAGCTTCGCAGACGCCAGCCTGATCATCGGCCCTGGACAAGGCACGGCGGTCGTCCGTTTCCAGCCATACCGCCTTGAGGAAAGTAAGTGCTGGCGTTCCACAAGGGATGAGCGCCTGACCTGCGTCGCCTGCCATGATCCTCACCAGCCCCTCGAGAGGAACACCGCCTCTTACGATCGCCACTGCCTGCAATGCCACTCGACAGCAGCACAGAAAACCCAGCCCCCAGCCAGCACCCACACCGTCTCCATCTGCCCCAAAGCCTCGAGCGGCTGCATCACCTGCCACATGCCAAAGGTCACCGTCGCCAGCATGCATGGCGAGTTCACGGACCACTTCATCCGCGTCGTAAAGCCCGGCGCCAGCCTCCCCCGCTAA
- a CDS encoding tetratricopeptide repeat protein, with amino-acid sequence MTRAKSHLRKAAMLAVLPVLACGFGSAMAQGVSGAQRGTRSAEAEQLHEAIMTAQRGDGAKALALTRALLASHPGYEPALKFQGALLEDMGHAPEAAASFQEALKLAPGDAELMLKVGINRLVAGDTGEAIRLFTQRLKQVPQDGDTLYYLAQAYHLRGDSELALKAIQRSLKADPNNTAVWQKYGELLCSSGDNEAALRWLLKAQHADPTLGRIDFDLGVASFKNQDLENAAQYAAKAVALKPNDLKGLQLLAAVDVKLSKWQEAKPVFEQILSIQPADDAALLGLGHCELALKNYQAAADLLERLLKQDPTQVLAHFYLARVYAGLGRTADAQHEAELHGRLLDQAASVVPTDEREVEKATLVEARQLLTEGHEAAALKLFRDRAKGPTATPGAPYMLTGVVYLYMGRPEDAERCLKQSMVIEPTVRGAHTYLGMLALQQNDLEKAESEFKAELQGEPNYQLAVAELGEVRYRQGRWEEAADQLARSKTVVPALLYMLCDSYFHLGKVKDADLTAELAVGYGKSDPAITKGILDLLERNQQTELVQRLSSR; translated from the coding sequence ATGACAAGAGCGAAGAGTCACCTGCGTAAGGCTGCGATGCTGGCGGTCTTGCCGGTTTTGGCTTGTGGCTTTGGGAGTGCGATGGCCCAGGGCGTGTCGGGGGCGCAACGCGGGACTCGGTCCGCGGAGGCGGAACAGCTTCATGAGGCAATCATGACTGCGCAGCGAGGGGATGGAGCGAAGGCTCTCGCCCTGACGCGTGCGCTGCTGGCGTCTCATCCAGGGTATGAGCCAGCGCTCAAGTTTCAGGGCGCTCTGCTGGAAGATATGGGACATGCGCCAGAGGCTGCGGCCTCCTTTCAAGAGGCGTTGAAGCTGGCGCCGGGCGATGCTGAACTGATGTTGAAGGTGGGGATCAACCGGCTGGTGGCAGGCGATACAGGTGAGGCAATTCGTCTGTTCACGCAACGCCTGAAACAGGTTCCGCAGGATGGCGATACGCTCTACTACCTGGCCCAGGCCTACCACCTGAGGGGCGATAGCGAACTGGCGTTGAAGGCGATTCAGAGGAGCCTGAAGGCTGATCCGAATAATACCGCCGTGTGGCAGAAGTATGGTGAGCTGCTTTGCAGTTCAGGGGATAACGAGGCGGCGCTGCGGTGGCTGTTGAAGGCGCAGCATGCCGATCCAACGCTCGGGCGGATCGATTTCGATCTTGGGGTGGCGAGCTTCAAAAATCAGGACCTGGAGAATGCCGCGCAGTACGCTGCGAAGGCCGTGGCACTGAAGCCGAACGATTTGAAGGGGCTGCAACTGCTGGCCGCCGTGGACGTGAAGCTTTCAAAGTGGCAGGAGGCAAAGCCGGTCTTTGAACAGATTCTTTCCATCCAGCCTGCGGACGACGCTGCGTTGCTGGGGCTGGGGCATTGTGAGCTGGCTTTGAAGAACTACCAGGCGGCCGCGGACCTGCTAGAACGTCTGCTGAAGCAGGACCCGACGCAGGTGCTTGCTCATTTCTATCTGGCTCGGGTGTATGCCGGGCTGGGGCGCACGGCGGATGCGCAGCATGAGGCGGAGCTGCATGGCAGGCTGCTGGATCAGGCGGCATCCGTCGTTCCCACGGATGAGCGCGAGGTAGAAAAGGCTACGCTGGTGGAGGCGCGGCAACTGCTCACTGAGGGGCATGAGGCGGCGGCGTTGAAGCTGTTTCGGGATCGGGCGAAAGGGCCGACGGCTACACCTGGAGCGCCGTACATGCTGACCGGCGTCGTCTATCTGTACATGGGGAGGCCGGAGGATGCGGAACGCTGTTTGAAGCAGTCCATGGTGATTGAACCGACGGTGCGGGGTGCGCATACCTACCTGGGGATGCTGGCGTTGCAGCAGAACGATCTTGAGAAGGCCGAGAGCGAGTTCAAGGCGGAGCTGCAAGGGGAGCCTAATTATCAACTGGCGGTTGCGGAGCTCGGCGAGGTGCGTTACAGGCAAGGACGGTGGGAGGAGGCTGCGGATCAGCTTGCTCGGTCAAAGACGGTGGTGCCGGCGTTGCTGTACATGCTGTGCGACTCTTACTTTCACCTGGGTAAGGTGAAGGATGCGGACCTGACGGCTGAGCTGGCGGTCGGGTATGGCAAGAGCGATCCCGCGATCACAAAGGGGATTCTTGATCTGCTGGAACGGAATCAGCAGACGGAGCTTGTGCAGCGTTTGTCCAGCCGGTGA
- a CDS encoding CRTAC1 family protein produces the protein MPDKVPSITFENTLKQSKIDFILKSSISPQRYSIETMTGGVAAFDYDNDGLLDLFFTNGAAIPSLEKTDASFSNRLFHNNGDGTFTDVTVKAGVAGLGYSMGVAAGDFDHDGYEDLYVTGVNHNQLLHNNGNGTFTDVTAKAGVLGNVAGVGKSWAVTAGWFDYNNDGLLDLLVVNYLNYDIKTAASCSEHKIITFCSPDDFKGLPNILYKNNGDGTFTDVSIPSHIADYTNKGMGVAFADYDGDGRMDIFVSNDTFPNLLLHNNGDGTFTDEALNAGVAYNEMGRTVAGMGAEFRDLDNDGRPDIFHTAMFGDSFPLYKNLGEKQFDDATSSSGLTAPTSRMTAWGVGAYDFDNDGYKDLFTANSAILDNSLEVEHRPFLLPNSLYRNLGNLRFADVSASAGGGFSVAAAHRGAAFGDFNNDGRVDIAVTVLNGSPEILMNHTVTQNHWLMLKLVGVKDNRDGLGTKVTITSSHGSQYNQATTTVGYNSSSDKRVHFGLGDATVVDRIELSWPTGIKQVLTHVKADQILTVTESSVTGSRGEQR, from the coding sequence ATGCCAGATAAGGTTCCTTCCATCACCTTTGAAAATACCCTCAAGCAGTCCAAGATTGATTTCATCCTGAAGAGCAGCATCAGCCCGCAGCGGTACTCGATCGAGACGATGACGGGTGGTGTGGCTGCGTTCGACTACGACAATGACGGGCTGCTGGATCTCTTCTTTACGAATGGCGCGGCGATCCCTTCTCTGGAGAAGACGGATGCGAGCTTCTCAAATCGGCTGTTTCACAATAATGGGGATGGTACGTTTACCGATGTGACGGTGAAGGCCGGTGTCGCGGGGCTTGGTTACTCGATGGGCGTTGCGGCGGGGGACTTTGATCATGATGGGTATGAAGATCTTTATGTGACGGGCGTCAACCATAACCAGCTTCTTCATAACAACGGGAACGGCACCTTTACCGATGTGACGGCTAAGGCGGGTGTGTTGGGGAATGTCGCGGGGGTTGGTAAGTCTTGGGCGGTTACGGCGGGGTGGTTCGATTACAACAACGATGGATTGCTGGATCTGCTGGTCGTCAACTATCTGAACTACGACATCAAGACCGCGGCCAGTTGCAGTGAGCACAAGATCATTACCTTCTGCTCGCCGGATGACTTCAAGGGGCTGCCCAATATCCTTTACAAGAACAACGGGGATGGCACCTTTACCGACGTCTCGATCCCGTCGCACATTGCGGACTATACCAATAAGGGCATGGGTGTTGCCTTTGCGGATTATGATGGCGATGGGCGCATGGATATCTTTGTCTCGAACGACACCTTTCCTAATCTGCTGCTGCATAACAATGGTGATGGGACCTTCACGGATGAAGCGTTGAACGCGGGCGTTGCATATAACGAGATGGGCAGGACCGTCGCGGGGATGGGTGCGGAGTTTCGTGATCTGGATAACGATGGCAGGCCTGACATCTTCCATACGGCGATGTTTGGGGATTCGTTTCCGCTTTATAAGAATCTTGGGGAGAAGCAGTTTGACGATGCGACGAGCTCTTCCGGCCTGACTGCGCCGACGAGCCGCATGACCGCGTGGGGGGTTGGGGCGTATGACTTCGATAACGATGGGTATAAGGATTTGTTTACTGCTAACTCGGCCATTTTGGATAATTCGCTCGAGGTGGAACATCGGCCGTTTCTGCTGCCGAACAGCCTTTATCGCAACCTTGGCAACCTGCGGTTTGCGGATGTGAGCGCGAGTGCCGGCGGGGGTTTTAGCGTGGCTGCGGCGCATCGGGGGGCGGCGTTTGGGGACTTCAATAATGATGGGCGAGTGGATATTGCCGTTACTGTGCTGAATGGCTCGCCTGAGATCTTGATGAATCACACGGTTACGCAGAATCATTGGCTTATGTTGAAGCTGGTGGGGGTTAAGGATAACCGCGATGGGCTGGGGACGAAGGTGACGATTACGTCCAGCCACGGCAGCCAGTACAACCAGGCGACGACTACCGTTGGTTATAACTCGTCGAGCGACAAGCGTGTTCATTTTGGGCTGGGCGATGCGACGGTGGTTGATCGCATCGAATTGAGTTGGCCTACGGGAATCAAGCAGGTTCTTACGCATGTGAAGGCTGACCAGATATTGACGGTTACGGAGAGCTCAGTGACCGGAAGCCGAGGGGAACAACGATGA
- a CDS encoding glycoside hydrolase family 30 protein: MIRHSLFACTALVLFSSSVAHAQTKPDVDVWLTNSDRTALLARQSPELKFVAGAGSGTVIQVDDTKRFQQMDGFGYALTGGSAELLMKMQPAKRTELLQELFGVKGSAIGVSYLRVSIGASDMNERVFTYDDLPAGETDPMLAKFGLGPDLQDVVPVLKEILAIDPKIAILASPWTAPSWMKTNELPKGGSLKPEDYEVYAQYFVKYLHAMAAEGITIKAITMQNEPRNPKNTPSMVMTADEQKTFLADALGPALHKAGLKTDVILYDHNCDDPEYPLTALADPKASQYAKGSGFHLYEGTIDAMSKVHDAYPSKDLYFTEQMVIQKDATKPLRVADTVSHLIVGAPRNWSRNVLLWNLAADPDNGPHTPNGGCPICQGAITLDGDQVTRNLAFYTLAHASKFVRPGSVRVESGSSVAGVLPNVAFSTPDKGMVLIVANPGKEQQAFSVEFHHKSFSATLNAGDVATYVWR, encoded by the coding sequence ATGATTCGCCACTCACTTTTTGCTTGTACCGCGCTTGTCTTGTTCAGTTCCTCTGTTGCACATGCTCAGACCAAACCGGACGTCGATGTATGGCTGACCAACTCCGATCGGACGGCTCTGCTTGCGAGGCAGAGCCCTGAGTTGAAGTTCGTCGCGGGCGCGGGGAGCGGCACCGTGATCCAGGTGGATGACACGAAGCGTTTTCAGCAGATGGACGGCTTCGGCTATGCGCTGACTGGCGGGAGTGCGGAGCTGCTGATGAAGATGCAGCCGGCGAAGCGGACGGAGCTGCTGCAGGAGTTGTTTGGGGTCAAGGGGAGCGCTATCGGCGTCTCGTATCTGCGGGTCAGTATCGGCGCTTCGGATATGAACGAACGAGTCTTTACCTATGACGACCTGCCTGCGGGGGAGACCGATCCGATGCTGGCGAAGTTCGGGTTGGGACCGGACCTGCAGGACGTCGTGCCGGTGCTGAAGGAGATTCTTGCGATCGATCCGAAGATTGCGATCCTGGCGAGTCCCTGGACTGCGCCCTCCTGGATGAAGACGAATGAGCTGCCCAAGGGTGGGAGTCTGAAGCCTGAGGACTATGAGGTCTATGCCCAGTACTTTGTGAAGTACCTGCACGCGATGGCGGCTGAAGGGATCACGATCAAAGCGATCACGATGCAGAACGAGCCTCGGAACCCCAAGAACACTCCCAGCATGGTGATGACTGCGGACGAGCAGAAGACGTTTCTTGCGGATGCCTTGGGGCCGGCCCTGCATAAGGCGGGACTCAAGACCGATGTGATCCTCTACGACCATAACTGCGACGATCCGGAGTATCCGCTGACAGCACTGGCGGACCCGAAGGCGAGCCAGTATGCGAAGGGGTCTGGCTTTCATCTGTATGAGGGAACGATCGATGCCATGAGCAAGGTGCATGACGCATACCCGAGCAAGGACCTCTATTTCACGGAGCAGATGGTGATCCAGAAGGATGCGACGAAGCCGTTGCGAGTTGCGGATACGGTGAGTCACCTGATCGTTGGGGCGCCGCGTAACTGGAGCAGGAATGTGCTGCTCTGGAATCTTGCGGCTGATCCGGATAACGGGCCGCATACGCCGAATGGCGGCTGCCCGATCTGCCAGGGGGCGATCACGCTGGACGGCGACCAAGTCACTCGGAATCTGGCCTTTTACACGTTGGCGCACGCCTCAAAGTTTGTGCGGCCGGGATCGGTGCGGGTTGAGTCTGGGAGTTCGGTTGCGGGTGTGCTGCCTAATGTCGCGTTCTCTACGCCTGACAAGGGTATGGTGCTGATTGTGGCTAATCCTGGGAAAGAGCAGCAGGCATTTTCTGTTGAGTTTCATCACAAGAGCTTCAGTGCGACGCTGAATGCTGGGGATGTGGCGACTTATGTTTGGCGGTAA